In Lycium ferocissimum isolate CSIRO_LF1 chromosome 3, AGI_CSIRO_Lferr_CH_V1, whole genome shotgun sequence, the genomic window tgctggtataagtgtctgtatatgtatgtatatgtttgtatattttgggctattttttgtaatgtaagtgttgggcttttttttttttgcaaggtaagtgaccaacttgtatatttctgaaattttcccATTGTTTTTTTGTGCTGGCAGGTTGAAACTGGGAAGAAAACGTTGATACTACATGGTACAAAAACCAGCCAAGTATTGAATGAAGTGATGACTGAAATTTATCACTTGAAGAGGGATAATTCTGTTAAATATACCCGAAAGAATGATAACATTAGACCATTTGAAAGTGGGGGCGAGACTTCTTTGGAGTTTTTCTCCCTTAAGACAGATTGTAGTCTTTTTGTGGTAAGTGAGTATAAGAGTCTTTTCATGTTGAGAAAGGTTATTCATTTATTACTTGTTCCATGTTGACCTGAATTTCTTTTTGTGGCCCtgattattatgttgttattaggcttgttttgaaGCTAAGTCATAACTAAAAGTATTTAGCAAAACAGTAATGATTAACACACAATGAAATACAGGAAGAAGAAACTTAGGTGCAATGTTGAGAATTTGTTACGCCTTTTTGAAAATCTCTTCCCCTAAACCTATGACAAAGAAAAGGCGCTCATTTTGACATGGAAATGCATTATTAATATGCTCCTTGTTTGGCCAAGCATCCAGAAactacttattttgaaaagttctTTTTGTTtggcttttcaaaaaagtacttttggacagtgcagtttgtgtttgactaatGAATTTGATGAACTATTTTTTCAATATTACAACTAAATTTGTGCTTGACTAATAATCCAGAAGTGCTTCGGGGAGAAGCTACCATTTGAATGTAATTTACATAGCCTTTTATAGGCATAAAAAGTGAAGAGTCACTGTTGTAAATAGTAAGAGGGATGCGCATTAGCATGGGAGTCCATTCTTCTACCCTATTTACCTTTGACTATTcacaacactcccccttggatgtccatgTAAAAAGAAATTCTAGCAAAAAGAGAGAGTGCTAGACAAGGAGCAGAGATTATGCCATATGACGCTCTTTGATGTGTAGCTTGCATACATTCATAATAGGAATGGTGATTGGTGGGTAACACGGTTGCCAAAGTCCACTTTTGATCTtcaattgtttgattatttaaatagaaaagATCCTTAATGTTATTAGTTGCTAGATATGCAGACACGAAATAAAGATATGAtgctttatcaaaaaaaaaaaaaaagaaaaaaagaaaaaacgaaataaagatATGATGGATAACGAAATAAAGATATGATGGATACACTTTTATAAGAAAGTAGTTTTCACTAGGCATTGGGTATTCAAATTTGTATGTAGTATTTGATTGTTTGTGAATGGTTAAACTATATGCTGTACAAGATGATTTGACAGTGCTTTTAATCTGTGATATCCTGTTGTGTGGTTAAGGAGTTTTATTTTACAGTGTGGGGGAGAGCACATTTAGGACTAGAGATCAAGAATTTATATTGTGCAGCTTTGGAGAACccatataaaaatgtattttgtGGTCGATAGTTCTAGTCACTCTCGATTTTTGTAGCTGATCTGTGGCTTCCTGACAATAATTGGTCGTTAATTGTCCCTAATCAATTGCATTATGAAATAAAGATGTATTCaataatgattttataacgattttactcATTTAGTGAAGTAATTATATGCTTTGATGAGTAATCCTTGTTCAAGAATAACATTTAACATTAAAAAATTTCTAGTTTACTGCTTAACCATCCTTGCTTATGGTTTCCACTTGACACGATGTCTCAGTTTCTACGTAGTACAGTCCAAATCCTGTTGCTCTGGTTAAAACATCTATTACATTATCACTGTTAATTGTAGATTTCAACTCTTTATGCAGTTAGTATACTCAGTGTGAGATGTGTCTTGAAACTCTAGTTACCATGTTGAAAATCTTAATTTCAGCATTAGGCTATCTTTGTATAAAATGTTTAACTTTCTACTTTTATCTCTTTATCAggaatatttttcttcttttttgttcagGACCTTTTCCTTGTTGCTTCCCATCTTTTGTTTTCTGTCCCACTGACAAGTCTTTTCTCATTTTGCAGTATGGTTCTCACTCCAAGAAGCGCCCTAACAATCTTGTTATTGGGCGAACCTATGATCACCACATTTACGATCTTGTAGAGGTAGGAGTAGAAGAGTTCAAAAGCATGAAGTCTTTCAAATATGATAAGAATTTGGCTCCTAAAATTGGGTCAAAACCCTTTTTCACCTTTATTGGAGAAGGATTTGAGAGCAATGAAGAGTTGAAACATTTAAAAGAAGTTTTGCTCGATCTATTCCATGGCGAGGTTTGTTCGTTTTCACAATAACTTTTTTGCTTTGCTTCTTTGAACTGGAAGGAGTACAATTAATGTTTGTGGGTTCAATAATGCAGGTCGTGACCAACTTGAACCTTGCTGGATTAgatcgtgtatatgtatgtgtagctGTGTCACCAAATAGGGTTTTCTTCACACATTGTGCACTCCGACTTAAAAAATCCGGTACAATagttccaaaaatagaattagtTGAGGTCGGACCTTCCATGGACTTGGTAACTCGGCGACATCGTCTCCCTGATGACAGTCTAAGGAAAGAAGCTATGAGAACTTCTCTTGAAAAAGCAAAGAAGAAGGTTTGATTGGCTTAGTTACTCTTTCAAATCTTTCTTTGTCTGACATGAGTTGTGAgatattgatgttgttactCTTGGTCATTTTCAGGAGAAAAATGTTGTCAAAGATGCTATTCAAGGAAAACTCGGAAAGATTTACATTCCTGATCAGAAGGTAAGAAGACATTActtggttgatttttttttttttttttttttaaaataaattcgaTGCCTCTGTTTAGCAGTGAAAAATTATTCCTTTCTGTAGGTTGGAAGTGTGGCACTGCCTCACAAAGCTAAAGGAGTTAAAAGGGAGCGTCGAGAAGCTAAGTTGAAACATGGAACGACAGAGGTGCCCGAGGAAAAGAAGCAGAAGTTGGATTCTGAGTGATTTTTATTCGACCCTTCTGCAGCGCGATGCTTTAGTTTCTTCTGCTGGGTCAAATCAATTTTGTTCTGCCTGCCTTTGCTTATATGCTTTAGGCACTACGCATATTTGGATCTAACCTCAGTAAATGAATGATCACGACAGGTTTTCGGATCTACTGTGCTCAGAGCAGTCTAATCCCAGCTTTCTGTGAACCGAGCTGGGTGATTGTTGTTAAAAATATCATCTGGGGAGCTTTCTGATCTCAGAGCCATGGTTGTCAttgttattttgatttttcttatgTTTGATGAAATCCATTACGGGAATTTTCCTTCGTTTGGTATATTTTTGATGCATGTTTCTAGTTATTTGGAAACATCAGTACTGGCAAAAttaatatttagttatttaGTTCTATTTATTTGGAGGGGTCTCTTTAGCGTTATATAACTCAACCAATCGAAGTCTGAACTCTAATAATATTTTCGCACGATGCGGAACTCCAACTTGATACGACGAATCAACATCCGAAAAGAGAAGCAGCTATGCTTAAGCacctatttttcttattttcgtCAAGCTAATAAAATTTTGAAGCAGTAATTATCCTGTGAAATCAGTCCTGCAATAACGAAATCTTAGTAATTACACAGATAATAGTAGCAAAGTACTACATCAGAACACAGTGTGATGCCACTCTTCAGGTCGTGCCTACTGTTTCTTCAAGCATGATTTTGCACATCTGGATGTCCTTATTACTATCTATCGAATTAATCTAGCGTTTGATAATTTGATAGAACtgataatattcatatttatcaaGCATGACTTTGTACGCgcatatatgtattttcactcaTAATCCCTTCACGTTATAACAATACCGAAGACCTAATATGTGTCAAAAGTATCTAAAATCATTCGTTATTCCCTCACTTGAAAACACCTCGGTCAACCAGAATCACTTTGCAATTAGCATCTTTTAGTGGTGTTAAAAGTCAACTACTATTCTGTCTTCGCAACCAAAACCATACATGCACACTTACAAGCCATATTCAATTGCTTTAAGGAACTCTCTTTCTATTCTTTTTGAGGAAGCAATCAAAACAAAGGAAAGCTACATATGAAACAAACGTACATGTCACCATAAAGCACACACTAACATGGTGTGTGATTTATGTGAGCATTTCTATGACCCAAAGTTCCATTATAATGCTTTTACATATAGTTATACAAACATGAATTCTAGACAAAGATTACAAAAATTGACATTGAACAAAATCACTTGGTCATGCCCAATGCAAAGGAGTAAGGCAATGGGCAGCTGCTTGAATTTGACAAGAAAACTTAGTTTTATCCACAGGAAGTCTGAACTACTATGCATAGATACAAGCCTGCAAAACATACAGATGTATCCATCAGACTTCACCACCCTATAACGGGCAGAAACTTCCCTACAACTATTGTCATAAAACAATTGCCATCGAACTGCAAGAAAGTAAAAGGCTGCACCCTTCTTATTGAAAATTTAATCCGATATCACTCAAGCTGAAGCTTGATAGTGGATCATTGGCACCTAGCTAGGTTTGTTAGGCTGGGCCTCCTAACAGAATGCTAGCTGTTATGATGTCATGGCTAGTCTAAACTAATGCCTTTTAGCTCCAGCAGTTTCTAAAGCATCCAAAATCCAAGAAAGTGTCATggaaagaagtttttccaaatatCCTACCAAATTATTCTACTACTACTGTTGGCACCAGTCACCTAGTGTTAACTTACCTAGACTAAGATGTGACATACCAAGGGCAATAGCTTTAAAATTCAGTATAACGAGGAAACAGATTTGGATATAGACAAACCTGACATAATCCAGAAACATGGCCAAATGCAAAATATGTGCAGAAATCATACGGTTATCACACGTATTCATGCGTGCAACTGCATGTCTGTGTGACCTGATTGAGGTAGAGGAGATCTAATTTGCGGTCTCAGCATATCCATGATAGTGGAAAAGGAGGGGCGTCTCCGCGGCTCACTACAACATTATC contains:
- the LOC132049461 gene encoding ribosome production factor 2 homolog, coding for MMKFKTPQKGRIRRELEKRAPKLVETGKKTLILHGTKTSQVLNEVMTEIYHLKRDNSVKYTRKNDNIRPFESGGETSLEFFSLKTDCSLFVYGSHSKKRPNNLVIGRTYDHHIYDLVEVGVEEFKSMKSFKYDKNLAPKIGSKPFFTFIGEGFESNEELKHLKEVLLDLFHGEVVTNLNLAGLDRVYVCVAVSPNRVFFTHCALRLKKSGTIVPKIELVEVGPSMDLVTRRHRLPDDSLRKEAMRTSLEKAKKKEKNVVKDAIQGKLGKIYIPDQKVGSVALPHKAKGVKRERREAKLKHGTTEVPEEKKQKLDSE